The segment ATGATCAGTCGATCTATGGCTGGCGCGGGGCTGAGGTCGGCAACATCCTGCGGTTCGAAAAGGATTTCCCTGGCGCCCATGTTGTGCGGCTTGAGCAGAATTACCGCTCGACCCCGCATATTCTGGCCGCCGCCAGCGGTGTGATCGCCGGCAATCAGGGACGCTTGGGCAAGGAGCTGTGGACCGAGGCGCAGAACGGCGAAAAAGTTCGCCTGATCGGCCATTGGGACGGAGAGGAAGAGGCGCGCTGGATCGGTGAGGAAATCGAGGCCGGGCAAAAGGGCAGCCGTGGCCTGCGGGCATTTTCGCTGGATGAGATGGCGATTCTGGTGCGGGCGTCACATCAGATGCGCGCGTTCGAGGATCGGTTCCTGACCATCGGACTGCCATATCGGGTGATTGGCGGCCCGCGATTCTACGAGCGGATGGAGATCCGCGATGCCATGGCGTATTTCCGGCTGGTGATCAGCCCTGACGACGATCTGGCGTTCGAGCGGATCGTGAATACACCCAAACGCGGCTTGGGTGACAAGGCGCAGCAGACCATTCAGCTGGCGGCGCGATCAAGCGGCGTCTCCCTGCTGGAAGGCGCGCGTTTGACCGTCGATCAGGGGCTTATCAAGGGCAAGGGCGGTGCCGCACTGCGCGAACTGGTCGACGGGTTGGCGCGCTGGAGTAGTAAGATTCGTGGGCCGGTCCGTGAGGTTGGCGCCGACCCCGACAGTGTGATCGACGACGACTTCGGGGCGGTACGTTATGAATACGGCCCGCCCGAGATCAGCCATATGGAACTGGCCGAGGTCATCCTGGACGAAAGCGGCTACACGACGATGTGGCAGAACGATAAAACGCCCGAAGGGCCGGGGCGGCTGGAAAACCTCAAGGAACTGATCAAGGCGCTGGATAATTTCGAGAACCTGCAAGGGTTTCTGGAACATGTCAGCCTGATCATGGACAACGAAAGCGACGATGGTGGCGCCAAGGTGTCGATCATGACACTACACGGTGCCAAGGGGCTGGAATTCCCGATGCTGTTCCTGCCGGGTTGGGAGGATGGGTTGTTCCCCTCGCAACGGTCCATGGACGAAAGCGGCGTCAAGGGGCTCGAGGAGGAACGGCGGCTGGCCTATGTCGGCATCACCCGCGCCGAAGAGCTCTGCACGATTTCCTTTGCCGCCAACCGCCGCGTGTTCGGTCAATGGCAGTCGGCGTTGCCGTCACGGTTCATTGATGAATTGCCCGAGGATCATGTCGATGTGCTGACGCCGCCGGGACTGTATGGTGGTGGCTATGGCGCGGCAGGTATGGGTGGTGTGTCCAGCGGCATCGAAAGCCGTGTCGCCGAGGCGAATGTTTACAATTCTCCGGGATGGAAACGGCTACAGGCGCGGGCATCCGAACGGTCGGTGAACCAGCCAAAGGTCAGCCACGGCACGGTGATCGACCTGAACGCAGTGTCGTCTTATGTGATGGGTGAGCGGGTGTTTCACCAGAAATTCGGCTATGGCGCGATCATCGGGATCGAGGGCGACAAGCTCGAGATTGATTTTGAAAAGTCCGGTGCCAAAAAGGTCGTGGCACGATTTATCTGTGCGGCGGATGACGTGCCGTTCTGACGGGTGGCGCGTCAAAACAGCGGGCTCAGGCGATGCGATGTGTGTGGTTGTACCAGGCGGTCTCACAATGTAGCGCCTCGCCGCGAAAAGAGGCGCAATAGAGGTCAATGCCCGCACCCATCGCTGCCCAGATCATCCGCGTCGACAGCAATCGCGCCGTCTTGGACGAATTATGGCACCGAGCGGAAAAGGTCATGTCGGGTGCTCCACCGGTCAGACGGTTGAGACGGATCGACAACACGAACAGCAATGCTTCGGTGAATTCCTCTTCGAGGGTCCCGTCGGGCATCGCGCTCGTGATCGCGGTTTCGAGGGTGTCGCGCCACATCTCGAGTCGCAAAGCCCCGGACAGAGCATTCCGGCTGGCTGAAGTGTCAAAGAAGTACATGTTCAAGCCCCACTACATCTTGTTGCCTTTCAGTAGTTCATCCATACGAAGCTAGCGTGAAGCGGGGGTTACAGCTGCGTGACGGTCTTGACCTGTGATGCAACGGGTCGTAGACCACATGCTGTGGCGATTTGTTACCGGATTGCGGGCCACGTAAAACATACCGCTAAAGAGGTCAGACGACGAGGGGACCCCCTTTCGCTTGGCCGCGACGGGGGTTTTTTTGTGGCCCATGAGGCCCGGGAGCGTAAGAGATGAAAAAACGGACACAGCTCGTGCATGGCGGCACCAAACGCAGCCAGTGGGGAGAGCTGAGCGAGGCGATCTTCCTGACTCAGGGGTTTGCCTATGACAGCGCCGAGCAGGCCGAGGCGCGGTTCATCCAATCCGGGCCGGACGAATATATCTATGCCCGTTACGGTAATCCGACCGTGCGCATGTTCGAGGAACGGATTGCACTGCTGGAAGGGGCCGAAGACGGCTTTGCCACAGCGAGCGGCATGGCCGCTGTCAATGGCGCGCTGGTGTCGATGTTGAAGGCTGGCGATCATGTCGTGTCGGCCCGGGCATTGTTCGGCTCTTGCCTGTACATCCTTGAGACGATCCTGCCGCGCTTTGGCGTCGAAGTTACCTTTGTTGACGGTGCGGATCTGGACCAATGGACGGCGGCGCTGCGCCCGGACACCAAGGCGGTGTTCTTTGAATCCATGTCCAACCCGACGCTGGAACTGGTCGACATCGCCGGGGTGTCCGCGCTGGCGCATACGGTCGGCGCGACCGTGGTGGTCGATAACGTCTTTTCCACCCCGGTCTATTCCAAGGCGATCGAGCAAGGCGCCGATGTGGTGGTCTATTCCGCGACCAAACATATCGACGGCCAGGGCCGCACCCTTGGTGGTGTGATTCTGGGCACGCAAGAGTTTATCCGCAAGACGGTCGAACCCTATATGAAGCATACCGGCGGCTCGATGAGCCCGTTTACGGCCTGGGTCATGCTCAAGGGACTTGAGACGATTGACTTACGGGTGCGGGCGCAGACATCCACGGCACTGGCTATCGCCGAGGCAGTCAGCGGCCATGACAAACTGCACCAGGTGATTTATCCCGGTCTGCCCGAGCATCCGCAACACGGGCTGATGCTACGCCAGATTGGCAAGGGCGGAACGATGGTGTCACTCGACCTTTCGGGTGGCAAAGAGGCAGCGTTCCGGTTCCTCAACGCGCTTGAGATTGTGCTGATCTCGAACAATCTGGGCGATACAAAATCCATCGTGACCCATCCGGCGACCACAACACATCAGCGTCTAAGCCCTGAGCAGCGCGCGTCGCTGGGGATTTCGGACGGTTTGGTGCGGTTGTCAGTCGGGATCGAGGATCCAGACGATCTGGTGGCCGACATTCTTCAGGCGCTGGCGCAGGCGTGATGGTTTTCGGCGCGGTTCCGGCTGAAACCGGGATCTCGCCGATACCTTTGTCGCGAAATGCTGCTTAGAATTGGAATTCCTTTACGCAAAGACCTATGTAAGCTGTCTGCGATGACGCAAAGGGGCCACCTGATGAACATTCACACGCCAGAGATTGATCGCGTGCCAAGCCGGGAAGAGGCTGCAAAGGCGCTCGCGCTGTTGCGGCTCTGGGCCGGCAAGGTACCCGATTCCGAGATCGAGGCGCTGGACCCGGTGCTGGCACGGCTGGCCCCGGATGCCCCGGCGGATGAATACCCGGTACTGTCGCGGGATTACCCCCAGAGCTTTGCCGTAACGGGTGCTTACAAGGCGACACTGCCGGATCTGCAAAACGGTTCGGCCACGCTGATCCGGGGGGCGGACCGCGCGATCCAGCATGTTGGCATCTCGAACTTTCGGTTGCCGCTGCAATACCGCACCCGTGACAGTGGCGCATTGACCTTGGAAACCAGCGTGACCGGCACCGTCAGTCTGGATGCGGGTAAAAAGGGCATCAACATGTCCCGGATCATGCGATCGTTCTACAAACACGCAGAAAAGACGTTCAGCTTTGGCGTGATTGAGGCGGCTCTCGACGATTACAAAAAGGATCTCGAGAGTTTTGATGCGCGGATCAACATGCGGCTGTCTTTCCCGGTGCGGGTTGAAAGCCTGCGCTCGGGCCTGTCAGGATATCAGTATTACGACATTGCGCTTGAGCTGGTCGAGACGGCGGGTGTCCGCCGCGAGATCATGCACCTGGACTATGTCTACAGCTCGACCTGCCCCTGTTCGTTAGAGCTTGCAGAACACGCCCGGCGCACACGCGGGCAGCTGGCAACACCGCATTCGCAACGCTCGGTCGCGCGGATTTCGGTCGAGGTGCTGGACGGAAAATGCCTGTGGTTCGAAGATCTGATCGAGATGTGCCGCAACGCTGTCCCAACCGAGACGCAGGTGATGGTCAAACGCGAGGACGAACAGGCTTTTGCCGAGCTGAACGCCGCGAATCCGATCTTTGTCGAGGATGCCGCGCGGCTCTTTGCAGAGCAGGTGCAAAAAGACCGGCGGATCGGGGATTTCCGTGTACTCGCCTCGCATCAGGAAAGTCTGCACAGTCACGACGCGGTGTCGGTGTTGACCGAAGGTGCGCTGTTCGCTGACGAATCCCTGGATCCGAAATTGTTTTCGACATTGTTCCACGTCGGCTGACGTCGGCGGGGTGGCGGGGCCGATTCTGACCGCGCGACAACATCTGTCGGGTCGCGCGGTCCGGCAGGGCGGGATGGCTTGACACTGACACGGGCGCAGGCCAACGCTGCGCCCATGTTCGACCTGCGCCCCGTTGCTTATGTGATCAGCCTGCTGGTGGCCATTCTGGGTCTGACCATGCTGTTGCCGATGCTTGTGGATATCGCCGAAGGGCGCGGCGCCTGGCCGGTCTTTGCCCAGAGCGCGATCATCACCGTGATGAGCGGCGCGCTGGTGGCGATGGCCTGTGCTAACTCGGTGCCCGACCGGCTGTCGATCCAGCAGACTTTTTTACTGACCACGGGGGTCTGGGTGGCGCTGCCGATCTTTGGTGCATTGCCCTTTGTACTGGGGGCGACCGAGGCGCGGTTTGTCGATGCGTTGTTCGAAGCGATGTCGGGGCTGACCACAACCGGATCGACCGTCTTTACCGGGCTCGAGGAACTGCCCAAAGGCATTCTGCTGTGGCGCGGGCTGTTGCAATGGCTGGGCGGCATTGGCGTGATCGTCGTAGCGATGGTGTTCCTGCCCGCGCTGCGGGTCGGCGGGATGCAGGTGTTCCGGTCCGAAGCGTTCGAGACCATGGGAAAAATCCTGCCGCGGGCGACGCAGATCGCGTCGAGCATTTCGACCATCTATGTGACGCTGACGCTGGTTTGTGCGCTGGCCTATATCGTGACGGGGATGAACGCATTCGACGCGTCTGTGCATGCGCTGACCACGGTTTCGACAGGCGGTTTTTCCAACTACGATGCCTCGTTTGGTAAGTTTTCAGGCTCTGCGGAATATGTCGCCTCGGTCTTTATGCTGCTCGCGGCGCTGCCATTTGTGCGCTACGTGCAGATGGTTAACGGCAACCAACGGGCGATATTCCGTGACAGCCAGGTGCGGACATTCTTTGGTATCATCTTTGTGCTGGTGGCCGTCATGGTGTTTGTGCTGTTGCGCACCTTTCCGCATCATCCCGAACAGGCGGTCCGAGAGGCGCTGTTCAATATCACCTCGATTATCTCGGGCACCGGCTATGCGTCGGTGGACTATATGTTATGGGGTCCGTTCCCGATTGCGCTCTTCTTTTTTATCGGGCTGATTGGTGGTTGCGCCGGTTCGACCGCCTGTTCGGTAAAGGTGTTCCGCTATCAGCTTTTGTTCGCGGCCATCGCGATTCAGCTGCGCAAGATTCGCAACCCACACGGGATTTTCACCATGCGGTACGAAGGACGCCCGGTGGGCGAGGATGTCCTTAGTTCGGTGATCTCGTTCTTTGTTTTCTTTGTGGTGACGCTCGGGGTGATTTCGGTCGCGCTGGGGATGACGGGGCTGGATTTCATCACCGCGATTTCCGGCGCTGCCACGGCGCTGGCCAATGTCGGGCCGGGGTTGGGGGATCAGATTGGCCCCTCGGGCACGTTCCAGGGATTGAACGACCCCGCTAAGTGGTTGCTGATCATCGCGATGCTGTTGGGTCGCCTCGAACTATTGGTGGTATATGCGATTTTGACGGTGCAATTCTGGCGGGGCTGACAGTCAGACAGCGGCATGGACGACAGTCCGCGTCGGACCGCCCGGCGCATCAGACCACAGCAGTCTGAGCCTACACGGACCTTGGCCAGCCCAATCACGTAAAAGGCGCGGGAAGGCACCGCGCCTT is part of the Puniceibacterium sp. IMCC21224 genome and harbors:
- a CDS encoding ATP-dependent helicase, which translates into the protein MSSFDEMDAFEGASLSARAMAARPAPYLDELNPAQREAVETMDGPVLMLAGAGTGKTKALTARIVHLLNTGRARPNEILAVTFTNKAAREMKNRVGRMLGETVEGMPWLGTFHSICVKLLRRHAELVGLKSNFTILDTDDQIRLMKQLIAAEKIDDKRWPARMLAGIIDQWKNRALTPDKVPAADAGAFNNKGPRLYALYQARLKELNAVDFGDLLLHVVTIFQTHGDVLEQYQRWFRYILVDEYQDTNVAQYMWLRLLAASHRNICCVGDDDQSIYGWRGAEVGNILRFEKDFPGAHVVRLEQNYRSTPHILAAASGVIAGNQGRLGKELWTEAQNGEKVRLIGHWDGEEEARWIGEEIEAGQKGSRGLRAFSLDEMAILVRASHQMRAFEDRFLTIGLPYRVIGGPRFYERMEIRDAMAYFRLVISPDDDLAFERIVNTPKRGLGDKAQQTIQLAARSSGVSLLEGARLTVDQGLIKGKGGAALRELVDGLARWSSKIRGPVREVGADPDSVIDDDFGAVRYEYGPPEISHMELAEVILDESGYTTMWQNDKTPEGPGRLENLKELIKALDNFENLQGFLEHVSLIMDNESDDGGAKVSIMTLHGAKGLEFPMLFLPGWEDGLFPSQRSMDESGVKGLEEERRLAYVGITRAEELCTISFAANRRVFGQWQSALPSRFIDELPEDHVDVLTPPGLYGGGYGAAGMGGVSSGIESRVAEANVYNSPGWKRLQARASERSVNQPKVSHGTVIDLNAVSSYVMGERVFHQKFGYGAIIGIEGDKLEIDFEKSGAKKVVARFICAADDVPF
- the metZ gene encoding O-succinylhomoserine sulfhydrylase; the encoded protein is MKKRTQLVHGGTKRSQWGELSEAIFLTQGFAYDSAEQAEARFIQSGPDEYIYARYGNPTVRMFEERIALLEGAEDGFATASGMAAVNGALVSMLKAGDHVVSARALFGSCLYILETILPRFGVEVTFVDGADLDQWTAALRPDTKAVFFESMSNPTLELVDIAGVSALAHTVGATVVVDNVFSTPVYSKAIEQGADVVVYSATKHIDGQGRTLGGVILGTQEFIRKTVEPYMKHTGGSMSPFTAWVMLKGLETIDLRVRAQTSTALAIAEAVSGHDKLHQVIYPGLPEHPQHGLMLRQIGKGGTMVSLDLSGGKEAAFRFLNALEIVLISNNLGDTKSIVTHPATTTHQRLSPEQRASLGISDGLVRLSVGIEDPDDLVADILQALAQA
- the folE2 gene encoding GTP cyclohydrolase FolE2, which codes for MNIHTPEIDRVPSREEAAKALALLRLWAGKVPDSEIEALDPVLARLAPDAPADEYPVLSRDYPQSFAVTGAYKATLPDLQNGSATLIRGADRAIQHVGISNFRLPLQYRTRDSGALTLETSVTGTVSLDAGKKGINMSRIMRSFYKHAEKTFSFGVIEAALDDYKKDLESFDARINMRLSFPVRVESLRSGLSGYQYYDIALELVETAGVRREIMHLDYVYSSTCPCSLELAEHARRTRGQLATPHSQRSVARISVEVLDGKCLWFEDLIEMCRNAVPTETQVMVKREDEQAFAELNAANPIFVEDAARLFAEQVQKDRRIGDFRVLASHQESLHSHDAVSVLTEGALFADESLDPKLFSTLFHVG
- a CDS encoding TrkH family potassium uptake protein yields the protein MFDLRPVAYVISLLVAILGLTMLLPMLVDIAEGRGAWPVFAQSAIITVMSGALVAMACANSVPDRLSIQQTFLLTTGVWVALPIFGALPFVLGATEARFVDALFEAMSGLTTTGSTVFTGLEELPKGILLWRGLLQWLGGIGVIVVAMVFLPALRVGGMQVFRSEAFETMGKILPRATQIASSISTIYVTLTLVCALAYIVTGMNAFDASVHALTTVSTGGFSNYDASFGKFSGSAEYVASVFMLLAALPFVRYVQMVNGNQRAIFRDSQVRTFFGIIFVLVAVMVFVLLRTFPHHPEQAVREALFNITSIISGTGYASVDYMLWGPFPIALFFFIGLIGGCAGSTACSVKVFRYQLLFAAIAIQLRKIRNPHGIFTMRYEGRPVGEDVLSSVISFFVFFVVTLGVISVALGMTGLDFITAISGAATALANVGPGLGDQIGPSGTFQGLNDPAKWLLIIAMLLGRLELLVVYAILTVQFWRG